A genomic region of Ensifer adhaerens contains the following coding sequences:
- a CDS encoding MFS transporter — translation MDFAKDDNIRADLDVPPQEDGRWSELLRPNYLAATVTLCLGVALFAFNEFFIATALPTAVSEIGGATLLSWAVTLYLVFAILGGAIAANLKTRFGARGTLITAAIVFVAGTMIATTAGSMPQVLAGRIFQGFGEGIIAAVCYALIPALFPPRLVPKIFGAEAIVWATAAFGGPLVSGFLTEHWSWRAAFGVNIPAAAIFVVLVLAIVPAQKVAASTSRPIPLLRLIIVGTGILLISVSTTAASVPLMIAALATALTILWAVVQADRRAEHSILPAGAFALTKPLGTGLWVVLLMPLAQASGSIYLIYGLQHVWDFSPTAAGFSGALMAISWSFTAILVASLRSHDLRVKLIPLGPALLSLGLAGLTVAMAIDEFRLVFPSQIAVGAGFGISWGTLSQLMMDVSPHKERDKTSAFLPTLQSAGYAIGAAICGLTANLRGFDEKASVATMHGALFTVFVVASVISTASLYFGLRTVRLAAKRSRPGQGGATLGAFAGD, via the coding sequence ATGGATTTCGCCAAGGACGACAACATCAGGGCAGACCTGGACGTACCGCCGCAGGAGGATGGCCGCTGGAGCGAACTGCTTAGGCCGAACTATCTGGCGGCGACCGTCACGCTCTGCCTCGGGGTCGCGCTCTTTGCCTTCAACGAGTTTTTCATTGCGACCGCACTGCCGACGGCTGTCTCCGAGATCGGCGGGGCCACGCTGCTTTCCTGGGCTGTCACGCTCTATCTCGTCTTCGCCATTCTCGGCGGCGCAATTGCCGCGAATCTCAAGACAAGATTCGGCGCACGCGGCACGCTGATTACCGCCGCCATCGTCTTTGTCGCCGGAACCATGATCGCGACGACCGCAGGCAGCATGCCGCAGGTGCTTGCCGGCCGGATCTTTCAGGGTTTCGGCGAAGGAATCATAGCCGCGGTTTGTTATGCATTGATTCCCGCGCTCTTCCCGCCGCGATTGGTACCGAAGATCTTTGGAGCCGAAGCCATCGTCTGGGCAACGGCTGCCTTCGGCGGGCCACTCGTTTCCGGATTTCTCACAGAGCATTGGTCCTGGCGGGCAGCATTTGGCGTCAATATCCCGGCAGCCGCAATCTTCGTCGTGCTCGTCCTTGCTATAGTGCCGGCACAGAAGGTTGCGGCCAGCACATCCCGTCCGATCCCGCTGCTGCGGCTAATCATCGTCGGCACCGGCATTTTGCTGATCTCGGTGTCGACCACGGCCGCAAGTGTTCCCTTGATGATCGCCGCGCTGGCAACGGCTCTGACAATCCTCTGGGCGGTGGTCCAGGCTGACCGGCGTGCGGAGCACTCGATCCTGCCTGCCGGCGCCTTCGCGCTGACAAAACCGCTCGGCACCGGCCTTTGGGTCGTGTTGCTGATGCCGCTGGCGCAGGCGTCCGGCTCGATCTACCTCATCTACGGACTGCAGCACGTGTGGGACTTCAGCCCGACGGCTGCCGGTTTCTCCGGTGCGCTGATGGCGATCTCATGGAGCTTTACCGCAATCCTCGTTGCGAGCCTTCGCTCACACGACCTGCGTGTGAAACTGATCCCGTTGGGGCCGGCGCTTCTGAGCCTCGGACTTGCCGGCCTGACGGTCGCGATGGCCATCGACGAATTCCGGCTGGTCTTCCCGAGCCAGATCGCGGTCGGCGCCGGCTTCGGCATCTCCTGGGGTACGCTCAGCCAGTTGATGATGGATGTGTCGCCACACAAGGAGCGCGACAAGACGTCGGCGTTCCTGCCGACGCTGCAATCGGCCGGCTACGCCATTGGCGCCGCAATCTGCGGACTGACGGCAAATCTCCGCGGCTTCGACGAGAAGGCAAGTGTTGCGACGATGCATGGCGCGTTGTTCACCGTCTTCGTCGTCGCGTCCGTGATCTCAACGGCATCGCTCTATTTCGGCCTCAGAACCGTGCGGCTTGCCGCCAAACGATCGCGGCCGGGCCAAGGCGGAGCGACGCTCGGCGCGTTCGCCGGAGACTAG
- the greA gene encoding transcription elongation factor GreA — protein sequence MVEKVPMTQGGFVNLQEELRWRQQEERPRIIEAIAEARAHGDLSENAEYHAAKEAQSHNEGRITELEDLIARAEVIDLTKMSGSKIKFGAKVKLVDEDTEEEKTYQIVGDQEADVKAGRISISSPIARALIGKEVGDSIEVNAPGGSKAYEILAVNWG from the coding sequence ATGGTCGAAAAAGTGCCGATGACACAGGGCGGATTCGTCAACCTGCAGGAGGAGCTGCGCTGGCGCCAGCAGGAAGAACGACCGCGAATCATCGAGGCTATTGCCGAAGCCCGTGCACATGGCGACCTGTCGGAAAATGCCGAATACCACGCTGCCAAGGAAGCGCAGAGCCACAATGAGGGCCGCATCACCGAGCTCGAAGACTTGATCGCCCGCGCGGAAGTCATTGATCTCACGAAGATGTCCGGCTCCAAGATCAAGTTCGGCGCCAAGGTCAAGCTCGTCGACGAAGACACCGAAGAAGAAAAGACCTATCAGATCGTCGGCGACCAGGAAGCCGACGTGAAGGCCGGCCGCATCTCGATCTCGTCGCCGATCGCGCGCGCCCTGATCGGCAAGGAAGTCGGCGATTCCATCGAAGTGAACGCCCCCGGCGGTTCCAAGGCCTACGAAATTCTCGCGGTCAACTGGGGCTGA
- a CDS encoding glycosyltransferase family 4 protein, giving the protein MADIRNVEVIAPNFKRRLSGVTSTIIQLIPIQRALGEKIAVLGPGLPDTLPSIRFRDLLRLWSAPDGRPCRVWHARRNVEMLPAIVLRDLLGMKLKIVFTSASQRRHTGWSKFLIARMDAVIATSGKTAAYLEVPNTVILHGIDTKRFQPPAEAAAAKSALGLDPAQKYVGCFGRVRKQKGTDLFVDSMIALLPCRPGWSAIVAGRATGPHVAFENELKERVAKAGLTDRIRFVGEHTNIPDWYRALDLFIAPQRWEGFGLTPLEAMATAVPVVATDVGAFSELVVVGEQETGTVIAANDLQAMVEAAAGFMDDDRRRTMAGANGLGLTSASFAIEGEARAINTVYERLMRF; this is encoded by the coding sequence GTGGCCGATATCCGGAACGTCGAGGTCATCGCTCCCAATTTCAAGCGCCGCCTCTCGGGCGTGACGTCCACCATCATCCAGTTGATTCCGATCCAGCGCGCGCTGGGCGAGAAGATCGCCGTGCTTGGCCCTGGGCTGCCGGACACCCTGCCCTCGATCCGCTTCCGCGATCTTCTGCGTTTGTGGAGCGCCCCGGATGGCCGGCCCTGTCGGGTCTGGCACGCACGCCGCAACGTCGAGATGCTGCCGGCGATTGTTCTGCGCGATCTCCTGGGCATGAAGCTGAAGATCGTCTTTACCTCCGCGTCGCAGCGCCGCCATACCGGCTGGAGCAAGTTCCTGATCGCCAGGATGGATGCGGTGATCGCCACGAGCGGCAAGACCGCCGCCTATCTCGAAGTGCCGAACACGGTCATCCTGCACGGCATCGACACCAAGCGCTTTCAGCCGCCGGCGGAAGCGGCCGCTGCCAAGTCGGCGCTCGGGCTCGACCCCGCGCAGAAATATGTTGGCTGCTTCGGACGCGTTCGTAAGCAGAAGGGTACCGATCTCTTCGTCGACAGCATGATCGCGCTTTTGCCCTGCCGGCCAGGCTGGAGCGCCATCGTCGCTGGCCGTGCGACCGGCCCGCACGTGGCGTTCGAGAACGAACTGAAGGAACGGGTCGCAAAGGCGGGCCTCACGGACCGCATCCGTTTCGTCGGAGAGCACACCAACATTCCCGATTGGTACCGTGCGCTCGATCTTTTCATCGCGCCGCAGCGTTGGGAGGGGTTTGGCCTGACGCCTCTGGAAGCGATGGCTACCGCCGTGCCTGTTGTTGCGACCGATGTCGGTGCGTTTTCGGAGCTGGTCGTCGTTGGCGAGCAGGAAACGGGCACCGTCATTGCCGCCAACGACTTGCAGGCGATGGTCGAGGCGGCCGCCGGCTTCATGGACGACGATCGCCGCCGCACGATGGCAGGCGCCAACGGCCTGGGACTGACGTCTGCTTCCTTCGCGATCGAGGGCGAGGCCCGGGCGATCAACACCGTCTACGAGCGTCTGATGCGCTTCTGA
- a CDS encoding glycosyltransferase, whose amino-acid sequence MKVMHFHFGKDGGAERFFVHLVNALGERGVEQTSVIRPGRIWRKDIEGATRIIESNFRNLSLDRILLPMKVSSMARREKPDALFAWMPRASRLMPNYKGCIKISRLGDYPLRLDYFRNTDCLVCNTPGIAEHVRKIGWKRDVEVISNFTGTERVAPVNRARLDTPENAPVIMSMGRFVPRKGFHTLIQAVAKVPDAYLWLVGDGEERANLEKLAADLGVSKRVRFAGWQKDTRPFLAASDIFVMASSHEPLGNVILEAWAQGTPVVSSRSEGPQWFMRDGENGLMVDIGDADGFAQAIDRIASDTSLGERLAERGHDTLMNQFSKQAITDAYLKLFASKR is encoded by the coding sequence ATGAAAGTCATGCATTTCCACTTCGGCAAGGATGGCGGCGCGGAGCGCTTCTTCGTTCATCTGGTGAATGCGCTTGGCGAGCGCGGCGTCGAGCAGACCTCCGTCATCCGGCCAGGGCGCATCTGGCGGAAGGACATCGAGGGCGCGACGCGCATCATCGAAAGCAATTTCCGCAACCTGTCGCTCGACCGGATCCTGCTGCCGATGAAAGTCAGCAGCATGGCGCGCCGCGAGAAGCCGGACGCGCTGTTCGCCTGGATGCCGCGTGCAAGCCGTCTCATGCCGAACTACAAGGGCTGCATCAAGATCTCCCGCCTCGGCGACTATCCGCTGCGCCTCGACTACTTCCGCAACACCGATTGCCTCGTCTGCAACACGCCGGGGATCGCCGAGCATGTGCGCAAGATCGGCTGGAAGCGCGATGTCGAAGTCATCTCCAACTTCACCGGTACCGAGCGCGTCGCGCCGGTCAACCGCGCGAGGCTCGACACACCCGAGAACGCGCCGGTCATCATGTCGATGGGGCGCTTCGTCCCGCGCAAAGGCTTCCACACGCTGATCCAGGCGGTCGCCAAGGTGCCGGACGCCTATCTCTGGCTGGTCGGCGACGGCGAAGAACGCGCAAACCTGGAGAAGCTGGCGGCCGATCTCGGCGTGTCGAAGCGCGTGCGCTTTGCCGGCTGGCAGAAGGATACGCGGCCATTTCTCGCCGCCTCAGACATTTTCGTCATGGCGTCGAGCCATGAGCCGCTCGGCAACGTGATCCTCGAGGCCTGGGCCCAAGGCACGCCTGTCGTGTCCAGCCGCTCGGAAGGGCCGCAATGGTTCATGCGTGACGGCGAAAACGGGCTGATGGTCGATATCGGCGATGCTGACGGCTTCGCCCAGGCAATCGACCGCATTGCCAGCGACACGTCGCTCGGCGAACGCCTCGCCGAACGCGGCCACGATACCCTGATGAACCAGTTCTCGAAGCAGGCGATCACCGACGCCTATCTGAAGCTCTTCGCCTCCAAGCGCTGA
- a CDS encoding glycosyltransferase family 2 protein, which yields MSKLPLSAFIICQNEEAYLGNCIESLEQCAEIVIVDSGSTDGTPALVQSYIDKGWPIRFLHEPWRGYAGQKQFALDQCTQPWCLNIDSDERLDEPLKALLPSLLAAPAETVGWRVARRPYLIGYGYTPERVHERRNLRLIRQGRGRYDLNQKVHEGIVPDGAVAAARRGSLLHYRPLIIDEQILKENKYSTLKADQQFAAGKSARPYKMLFSPPLYFYRLYFRNGLWRCGFPGFIEAMTGAVYAFLTAAKIYQRHALKRHPNHDDMDRRQTSP from the coding sequence ATGAGCAAGCTTCCGCTTTCCGCCTTCATCATCTGCCAGAACGAAGAAGCCTACCTCGGCAATTGCATCGAGAGCCTCGAACAATGCGCGGAAATCGTCATCGTCGACTCCGGTTCGACCGACGGCACGCCGGCGCTCGTGCAATCCTACATCGACAAGGGGTGGCCGATCCGTTTCCTGCATGAGCCGTGGCGCGGTTATGCCGGCCAAAAGCAATTCGCCCTCGACCAGTGCACGCAACCGTGGTGCCTCAACATCGATTCCGACGAACGCCTCGACGAACCGTTGAAGGCGCTACTGCCATCGCTGCTCGCCGCACCGGCAGAGACCGTCGGCTGGCGCGTGGCCCGCAGGCCCTATCTGATCGGTTACGGCTATACGCCCGAGCGTGTGCATGAACGACGGAACCTCAGACTGATCCGCCAGGGCAGGGGGCGTTACGACCTCAATCAGAAGGTCCATGAGGGGATCGTTCCGGACGGCGCCGTCGCCGCCGCACGCAGGGGAAGTCTGCTGCATTACCGGCCGCTGATCATCGACGAGCAGATCCTCAAGGAAAACAAGTATTCGACGCTCAAGGCAGACCAGCAGTTTGCGGCCGGCAAGTCCGCGCGCCCCTACAAGATGCTGTTCAGCCCGCCACTCTATTTCTACCGGCTCTACTTCCGCAACGGCCTTTGGCGCTGCGGGTTTCCGGGTTTCATCGAAGCGATGACCGGCGCCGTCTACGCCTTTCTCACCGCAGCCAAAATCTATCAGAGGCACGCGCTGAAGCGTCACCCGAACCATGACGACATGGATCGGCGCCAGACCAGCCCGTGA
- a CDS encoding Lrp/AsnC family transcriptional regulator: MTKQVELDAIDLKILRELQRDGRMTNVDLAQRVGISAPPCLRRVRKLEETSVIKGYHALLNAPTLGFDLVAFCMVGLKRQSEADLKAFSAATAEWQIVRQAWTVSGESDFLLHCVAENLTTFQDFVIEVLTANERVDTVRTMLTIRQVKDIGLVQI; encoded by the coding sequence ATGACGAAACAAGTCGAGCTCGATGCAATCGATCTCAAGATCCTTCGCGAGCTCCAGCGTGATGGCCGGATGACCAATGTCGATCTCGCCCAAAGGGTGGGCATCTCCGCGCCGCCCTGCCTCAGGCGTGTGCGCAAGCTCGAAGAAACCAGCGTGATCAAGGGCTACCATGCCCTACTGAACGCACCGACGCTCGGTTTCGATCTGGTCGCCTTTTGCATGGTGGGCCTGAAGCGCCAGTCGGAAGCCGACCTCAAGGCGTTCTCGGCAGCCACCGCAGAATGGCAAATCGTCCGCCAGGCCTGGACGGTTTCCGGCGAAAGCGACTTTCTTTTGCATTGTGTCGCCGAGAACCTGACAACTTTCCAGGATTTCGTCATCGAAGTGCTGACGGCCAACGAGCGGGTCGACACGGTGCGCACGATGCTGACCATTCGCCAGGTCAAGGATATCGGCCTCGTTCAGATCTAG
- the trxB gene encoding thioredoxin-disulfide reductase, with amino-acid sequence MTARHVKVLIIGSGPAGYTAAIYTARAMLEPVLIAGMEQGGQLMITTDVENYPGYADPVQGPWMMEQMLKQATHVGAEIVNDLVTDVDLSVRPFRIKTDSGNDWTADALIIATGAKAKWLGIETEPTFMGFGVSACATCDGFFYRNKDVIVVGGGNSAVEEALYLSNLAKTVTVVHRRDSFRAEKILQERLFAKPNVKVIWDHEVTEYLGAPAKPPMPASVNGVKLRNTKTGETQDMVTDGVFVAIGHAPAVELFKGKLRQKSNGYLWTAADSTATDVPGVFAAGDVTDDIYRQAVTAAGMGCMAALEAEKYLAGHMPVAIAAE; translated from the coding sequence ATGACTGCCCGTCACGTGAAAGTGCTGATCATCGGCTCCGGCCCGGCCGGTTATACGGCCGCCATCTATACTGCGCGCGCCATGCTTGAGCCGGTTCTGATCGCCGGCATGGAACAGGGCGGCCAATTGATGATCACCACGGACGTGGAGAACTATCCGGGCTATGCCGATCCGGTCCAGGGTCCCTGGATGATGGAGCAGATGCTGAAGCAGGCGACCCATGTCGGCGCCGAGATCGTCAACGATCTCGTGACCGACGTCGATCTGTCCGTGCGCCCGTTCCGCATCAAGACCGACAGCGGTAACGACTGGACGGCCGATGCCTTGATCATCGCCACCGGCGCCAAGGCAAAGTGGCTCGGCATCGAGACCGAGCCGACCTTCATGGGCTTCGGCGTCTCGGCCTGCGCCACCTGCGACGGCTTCTTCTACCGCAACAAGGATGTTATCGTCGTCGGCGGCGGTAACTCGGCCGTCGAGGAAGCGCTGTATCTGTCGAACCTCGCCAAGACGGTCACCGTCGTGCATCGCCGCGATTCCTTCCGCGCCGAAAAGATTCTGCAGGAGCGCCTGTTCGCCAAGCCGAACGTCAAGGTCATCTGGGACCACGAGGTCACGGAATACCTGGGCGCACCAGCCAAGCCGCCGATGCCGGCCTCGGTCAACGGCGTGAAGCTGCGCAACACCAAGACCGGCGAAACCCAGGACATGGTCACCGACGGCGTGTTCGTCGCGATCGGCCATGCGCCGGCGGTCGAGCTCTTCAAAGGCAAGCTTCGGCAAAAGTCCAACGGTTATCTGTGGACCGCGGCCGATTCGACGGCGACCGACGTGCCCGGCGTTTTTGCCGCAGGCGACGTGACGGACGACATCTATCGTCAGGCGGTGACGGCGGCCGGCATGGGCTGCATGGCAGCGCTTGAGGCCGAGAAATACCTGGCGGGTCATATGCCCGTCGCAATTGCAGCCGAATAG
- a CDS encoding LysR family transcriptional regulator VtlR, whose product MSLDWDKLRIFHAAAEAGSFTHAADKLHLSQSAISRQVSSLEQDVGIKLFHRHARGLILTEQGEILYRTAHEVLMKLESVKVQLSETTDKPSGKLRITTTVGLGQGWLTDKIQEFMSLHPDVQVQLILDNEELDVNMRHADCAIRLRQPQQSDLIQRKLFTVHMHVYAAPSYINKYGEPQSVEDLDNHRIITFGEPAPNYLLDVNWLEIAGRDSDNPRVSHLQINSQTSIKRACLLGIGVAMLPDYIVGRDPGLIQLPISADIPSFDTYFCYPDEMKNAAKLKVFRDYIVAKARNWNF is encoded by the coding sequence ATGTCGCTGGACTGGGACAAACTGCGCATTTTTCACGCGGCGGCCGAGGCTGGGTCGTTCACGCATGCGGCAGACAAGCTTCATCTCTCTCAGTCTGCGATCAGCCGGCAGGTGAGCTCGCTTGAACAGGACGTCGGCATCAAGCTTTTTCACCGCCATGCGCGCGGTCTGATCCTCACCGAACAGGGCGAGATCCTCTATCGCACCGCGCACGAAGTGCTGATGAAGCTCGAAAGCGTCAAGGTCCAGCTGAGCGAAACCACCGACAAGCCGAGCGGCAAGCTGCGCATCACCACGACAGTCGGCCTTGGCCAGGGCTGGCTCACCGACAAGATTCAGGAGTTCATGTCGCTGCACCCGGACGTGCAGGTTCAGCTCATCCTCGACAATGAAGAGCTCGACGTGAACATGCGCCATGCGGACTGCGCCATCCGTCTGCGCCAGCCGCAGCAGTCGGACCTCATTCAGCGCAAGCTGTTCACGGTGCACATGCACGTCTATGCGGCACCGTCCTACATCAACAAATACGGCGAGCCGCAGTCGGTCGAAGATCTCGACAATCATCGGATCATCACCTTCGGCGAACCGGCGCCGAACTATCTGCTCGATGTCAACTGGCTCGAAATCGCCGGGCGGGATTCCGACAATCCGCGCGTCTCGCACCTGCAGATCAACAGCCAGACCTCGATCAAGCGCGCCTGCCTGCTGGGCATCGGCGTCGCCATGCTGCCCGACTATATTGTCGGCCGTGATCCCGGCCTCATCCAGCTGCCGATCAGCGCCGACATTCCGTCCTTCGATACCTATTTCTGCTATCCTGACGAGATGAAGAACGCCGCCAAGCTCAAGGTCTTCCGCGACTACATTGTCGCCAAGGCCCGGAACTGGAACTTCTGA